DNA sequence from the Scylla paramamosain isolate STU-SP2022 chromosome 4, ASM3559412v1, whole genome shotgun sequence genome:
TGGCAAGATGACACACGCGCGCAGGACTGGACGACGAAGACCCCGCTGGCACGACCACACAAAGGCTGAAACATTCCCTGGCTGCCCTAACGCTCTCGCCACCATCTTCCCGGCCTCGCCGCCACGCCAGACCTTCCTTCTCACTATTTTGATTCGCAAATAGCCAAGGAGGAGTTCAGGCAGCGCcttgaggggaaggagggtgtGAGGCCACGAATATGAACAACAATGAATCGtcgaggggaaggggagagttcCGGTCCAAGATACCCTTTCGTCACCAAGCTTGGCACCCTTCCTCACAGCGCGACCAAGAGGTCCGAACTAGGGATAGGAAATAAGAGGTACGTGAAGAAAGATGTTCATCACAAAGAGTCGCTCCCTTCAGAGTACTAATGAGTACATGAAATGCATTAAAGGAAGACGAAAATGTTGACAGAAAGACTGGCGGGCCTTAGCTCAGGCGCCGCGCCACAGTAAGTCGGCTCAACtacacgaaggaaaggagaatcaAAAGAACACAGAATATATAACTCAAAAGTAACGCCTCACTGATGAAATTGTGTGCCAGAATTAAAGCATAATATTTAAAGCTAACAGTTTGGCAACAAATCCGTTGCACTTGAAAGTAATGTTATGTAACTCGCAAACTCTTGTGTAATGATGTTTGGAGCATCGAAGACGAAAATATACAACACATCCGGCGGTAACAGCGGCGCCGGCCTGGGACGGACGGCGACTTCCTCCGTCGCGTCTCTCAGGCCGATTGACTTTCAAGACCACTTCGACGGCCATGCTGCCCGACGCCTTTACGTAGCGAAGGTTATCGGTGAGTAGAAGTTGTTGTAGGTGCCCCAGCCCTTGGCCGCCATGTTGAAGCTGGCAGAGTTACGCTTGTTGGTGGCGTCCACGGGGCTGAACATGGCCCGAGGCACTGTGGGGAAAAGGCACCGTAAGACACTATAACACTAtgtgggcaaaaaaaaaaataaataaataaaaataaaaacaaattaaataaataaaaaaataaataaataaataaaaaaaaagctagggTTGTATTTCATTGGGGGTCGATGCGCGGTGTGTAGTGTAGTCAGGAGCCGATATTCTTCCGCCCTGGAGGAGTGCAAGTGTGCAACTTTATTTAACTCTGGGCAGCACTCATTGTGAGGTGACAGGTGAGACTCACCGTCCGTGGCTGgggtgggaggctgggaggagcgCATTACCACCTTCACCTCGGCGGAGTAGATGGCTGCCGGGCCTgcggagggagtgggagggttGGTGCTGGTAGGCGGCGGGGAGAGCGGTGGTGAGGGTGACTCGTTAGTAGGTGAATAACACCTTCTAGTAAACACCATGCAGTTTCGGAAGCCATAACGCGGCCGCGACTCCCCATCCGCCtggcctctcccttcctcgtctttctcctcttccttttcggaGTGCGCGTCGTCTCCACCATAACCAGCGTCCTCAATCAAAGCTTCAGGCTGGCCAACATTAGCGTTACACGATCCCATTTCCTTTTCGGAGTGACTCGTGTTTTTGTCAGCTGTGTCTGAGGAGCCGGCACAAGGCTTCTGAAACGCCTTTTCTTCAGACATGTCAGACACAGGATTGTCCTCATGCTGTGTGTCAGCGTGGGTCAAGTCACTTTCTCCACCTAAGATGTCTCCGGAGGTCTTCGCCACAGGATCAGGAGCGGCTGTGGCGTGTGCGTCATTAAGTTCTTGGTCCATGCTGTCCCGCGACACACTGCGGTAATATTCTGGCGGCTTCAAATCTTGTACGTCGATGGTGTCGATCAGTGTCGGTGCATTCTGGAAGGTCGACTTTATTTCCTCCATGTATTTTCGCAATTCCTCTTCCTCGAGAGACGGCTTTCTGGGTTCGTTCGATATCTCGATTAGTGGAATGCCGAGGGAGAAGCTGAAGAGCGAAGCCTCGTTCTGATTGTTGTCGAGGACAGGCTGTGCATTCGTTCTATAAACCTCGTGAAGCCGAGCCGAAGCACTGTCAGTCTTATTAGTGGTACTCTTATCTACTCTGCTAGTGCTTTCTTCTGCGGCTGCGACCAGCAACTCGATTTCTTTGTCTTGAGTAGCATGAAATGATCCACTGGCGAGGCTGACGGGAGCTGCCTCTGGGTGGAGTATCTGGCCGTCTGGCTGTGATTCCGGAGACCTTTCTGTATGAACTTTCTGGGTGTTCATCTTTGTTGGAGGGAGTTTGTGTTCATTCTCCAGAGGGTTTGGCGCATCAGTGCTCCGGGAAGTGGGACTCGAGGAAGCTGGTACCTGGCTTGGAGGAGTCGACGAAAGGTCAGGGAGAGGACCCGGCAGGGGAGAGGCGGGAGTTTGGACAGAAGCGCCACCTACCTGCGACATGACACAAGGGGCGGCAGACACTACACACGGAAGAGAAATGTCACTACCAAAAGGGTTTTGAAGTAAAGCAACATTGGAGAAGCTGCGTGCACCAGGGTAAGCTGCAGAAAGTAACGGACTAGTGGCAGGATTGCAGGGAAGCGAAGTGGGGGAAGCAAGGCTGGTGCTATTTACAAGTGATGACAGTgatatgagaggaagagaagtgggtCGTGctggcctgctgctgctgctgctgctgtggatACCACTTATGGTGCTGTTTTGTACATGGCTTTCGAGGCGATCAGTGCTAGTGCCGGTGCTTTCAGAGTGCTGTGTGCTGAGAGTATCAATACGAGTTTTGTGTGCTGTGCTCTCAGTGTGCCTGCTAACCTCTGTGTTTTTTCGGAGGTGGCTCGAGGCAATGGCGCAATCATGAGTGAGAATTTCGATGGCTGCCGACGAGTTCTTGCCACCAGCAGTGGGGAGGCAGCCCTCCCGGGGAGCCTCCAGGATGCAGCTCTCGGTGTGGTGGTTCATTGCGTTCTCGTTCAAGTAAGACGCCTCGCTCCCGTCAGGAAACACGTAAAGAGGAGGTGTTCCGGGTTTGAGCTCAACTTGCTCCTTGGCGCAACTCTTACGGGGAAGGACCGGGGGTGGTGTGTTGATGGAGGGCGTTGGGCGAGGAGGGGGCagtgggggagaaggggaagcagGAAGGTATGCTGGCACCGAGTTTGGTCTCACAGACCCTGATGTAAGAGATGTTTtgaaagcaccaccaccacgctcgGCAACAGAAACAGAGGCCAAAGCATTGGATGCCGGAGAGGAAGAGCCATCGATATGTTTAGGATCtggagaggcagaggaaggcGTCAGAGAAGGATTACTCCAGGATGTGCTATGAAATTTAGTTCCATCTAGTAATAACGTTTCTACAGAAGCTTTAGAGGACTGAACTACGAAATTCTTCATGCCAGGAGAAGTTGTGGCTGGCACTGGCTTGGGGAAGGCGACGGGGCGTGCCGGGAAATGTCCTGGAGCCCCTGAGGCAGTAGTGGATGCCGAGGCAGGACGGGGCGCTACGGGGGGACCTGCAGCACTTACAGCTGATTTTGGGGACACGACACTCCTGCTGTCATCAGAATGAGTGACGGCCTGGCTCTTATTTACTTTGCatgaaggtttcaagacagagGAGAAGGGCTGAGGCGGGGAGtaagtacgaggaggaggaggaggaagaggaagaggtttgGGCGAGCAGGTGGCggaggtgagggcaggtgaagCTGGGGTGCGCTGGCTGCCTCCCCGAAGGGCCGGAGTCGGGCTGTCATCGCTGCCCGCGCGGTTCACCGAGTGCCAGGCTTTAGGCTTGGGAGGGACTGGCTTAGGCTTGTTAGGCTCTAATGTGGGCTCGGAGGATTTGGGCTTAGAAGGTTGGGTCAAGATCTTTGTCAGGTCTGGAAGGGTGAACGAGCCTGTAGACAGACAGTGGAAGGCGacgtgagaaagaaagaacgaaagaaaaaataaaaacgctaGTGCTACAAAATAagcatgattattattatgattattatttattctttcagaGCATGCGTAAAATTTCACGTAAACATAAGGAACAAACAATGGAATGTGCGCGAGAACTGCGTGAGTGCCAAACACAGACATGCAGGTGAATGTGAAGGGCGAGGAGGTTAgcgtgtggaggtggtggtggtggtggtggtgggcggcagAGACACAGCATGCACCAACACTCCTCGCACCAAAGACTAAGACACTAATACTACTTCATAGGGGAGGGGGATGGTCTAGCAGCACATTACATCAAAAATAACAACACGAGAGAAAGTATCAGTgactttccatctctctttaaATTAAAATCTCAATGAAAACTCTAGATAAAAAGAGAAGTGCCACCtatgagaaaaaagataaacagcaaATGATTGACTCGATACCATCAGTGACTAAGAAAACGACAGTATTCATTATATACACAAAGAAAGGACAGACGGTGTTGGTGTATGGCGTCCGTGTCTGTGCTCTGGTCCCCACGTACAGCACACTGCCCTTCCCACCACGGGCGTGCATTCCTCAGTGGCATGGCCCGAGAGAAGATGTTGCCCAAGCCagcattataaaaaatatatatatacaaaaagtgtGAAGAGCATTAATGAATCTAAGCAAAGTGGAAGCAGAACCGCTCAGTTTGCGAGTACTAGATTCTGTGAGTGGCGAGCGGCGGGTGAGCAACAGCTGAAGGTGATTGAACTAGAGTACCTCAAAGCCCTTGAGTCCTCCACTTAGTCTTATCAAATGCAGCTGaccatacatgaaaaaaaaaaacaataaaataaataaataagtaaaataaataaataaataaataaataaataaaataattctcCATTTTTACTCCCTGACGTCTAACAAGGTGTAAGAAATGGAGGTTTAGTTGAGAAAAAACGGTTCAAGCACATAATGAGTGACGAGGTCTCAGGGGCTCGTGGTAGCAGTGCTGACGTGGTAGTGTGCGCGGCGAGTCCCTGGGAGTGTGTGACGGAGGTGTGGAGGGCACTAACCTGACGGAGCAGCTGCAGGCGCGGGGGCCATCTGAGGGGTCACCTGAGGAGTCAACAGCTGCGGGGAGGAAGGTAACGGTGGTTAGTAAAGCagtgatgtgtgttgtgttctgtgatggtggagatggaagtggtggtggtggaagtggtggtggtgagtgatatGCGAGTAATTGGGAACTTGTGGAGTGATGATGGTATGTGGAACTGAATGAtcgactgaatgactgacttcAGGTGCTGCAACAACGACaggtgaaattaaataaaatccaTAAATAAATGCAAGAAACGATGTTGAAAGCTAATTTACATTTCAGATCAGGTAAAGATAACTGATTTAGGTACCAGAATAgactagcagagagagagagagagagagagagagagagagagagagagagagagagagagagagagagagagagagagagagagagagagagagagagaattgaggtggtggtggtagtgacgatGACgaaagttactgaagaaaataaagatgaatattataacactgaaaaaataatactaataacaataaaaatggcgacgaaaatggagagaaacacTAGACAATCAACGCCACAAAAAGCtgcatttagaaaaaaaaaaaaaaaaaaaaaaaaaaatatccctgcTTTTTACCACCGAATATCTgaagcgtgatagaaaataacatGACCGAAATGAACCTGCagaggaatatctgaggagtcACGTCAGGTGCGCAGTTACAAGTGAAAGATTGCTGGGAAAGTCAACAGCTACACGCAGACACAacaaatccagagagagagagagagagagagagagagagagagagagagagagagagagagagagagagagagagagagagagagagagagagagagagagagagagagagagagagagagagagagacaagctgGTGATAATGGTACAAACACATTTATAAGCCAAGTAACTTTATACCTTCACTGTGCTTAGGTTTTCCCTCTATATTAAACCGTCTGATCTGTAAAGAATGTATGAATATGAGGACATTCTGACAAACTGGAGGTAGGTGGTGAAGGGAATACAGTTTGTGGAATGAGTTctttattcctgactagttTTGCAGTAGTTAAttcaaaggaagaggaggaagctacTGAAAATTTAGTCAAGAATAAAGTACTCATTTCTCAAGACCTCAAATCTATCATCTGTCAGCCTTTGCAAGATTGTCAGCATATCAGAGGAGTTTGGATCGAAGGAAAGGCAAAGCACAGTGGAAATCAGTATAGGTTACTCTGCTCCAGACCTACACTAAGCTCAAGTGTCCTTCACTCTTCACTCACCGGCATTGGCTTCGGGGGCTCCAGCCACGACGCCTCAGCAAGCTTGGTGTCTGCCCGCTCGACCACGGTGTTAGCCAGCTGTTCCCGGGGAGCAGGGAAGACACGTGTGAGACTAACTTAAATGTATAGGTTTCAAACATCGTCAGTAGTTATGTGGCACTAAGGCTGTTTATGGTGTTCATATTAAGTGAATGATCTGAAACTTGGATAAAAGTACATTAAGTTGGAAATGTACTGTAAGTGAAAGAACTGTTCAGAATCATCGACTGAAGATGACACGCAAcgctcaataataataatgtgtcaACGCTGGGTATTGCAGTCATTACAAGGAGAAACTGCTGTGGGATGATCTAAGCCGTATTCTAAAACGTTCTGGCATTTCATCTTAACTAATTTCAACAGCCTCAAGTGGAAGTCAGGGATTTTCAGCGGTTTTCATGCATGGTTCTGGTAATAGTTTTAACAAATATTCCACAATTGTTCACcattaaagaggaaaaataccCACAACAATGGGACTATTCATCTCACCACCACTTCAAAATACTTGTGATAAGAGAACAAAGTGTCTAAGAATACGAAGCTTACTAAGGCATACACACGATAATATATTACAAAAACGGATACCAGCTGTGTTGGCTTATAAGGtcatcaatttatctatttaccacTACTAGCAAACTACATACGTCTACTAAACAACTCTATGTTATATACACCGCTAAACCTTACTAATTTATACACTATTGTACAAAGACACACAGCGATGTCAGGTGCCTCGTTAACACACGTCAAGAAGCGTAGCCTGAATTAAGGAATACATCTGAGCCTTGACAAGAAAGTCACACAGCCATGACAAGCCTCCCGTGCCTAACATTCCCCTTTCTAATCGCGTCCACTTCAGGGCCATTCACATACTGATGGCAAGCACTGGAGCGAATATTCATCGTGCATACTTCCACACTGATCCTATTCATGCCTCCACGCCACAGCAAGCACGGGGCCTTTCAGTTGTGGCCTTGAGGACACCACCTCGGGCTGAATGGTGGAGCCGTATTTGGAAAGCAGGCAGGAATCATAATGTGGATATGAAAGGCTCAGAGACCTTGGTGACGGCAACACTACTTGGAAACATTGCAGAGTCTACTACTGCTGGCTCCGGGATTTTGATGGCAGCAACACTAGTAAGAAACACTAATAATTACTACTTATGGTTCCAGGACCTTGATGGCGGCAACACTACTATGAAACACTGCAATAACTACTATTAATACCACACTGTTCACTACACTAACCATCTGGTCATGCTACAAAGATAACTACAGTCGTGGTTAGCAGTCCAGTAAGTAACCTGCTGCTCTCACTTCCGATGTGTTTTGCGTTTTGACTCGATTTTAAGTCCCCTGATCTGCTGACACACTTCCTACAAAGCTTCACAAGTGACAGTCTAAACAGATCGAGGGACTtaacactgaaggaaaaaaaaaaaaaaaactaagcacagtggaagtgagtgatGGTGATTCGACTTCTGACCACGACTGTACATCAATCTACGACACGTAACCACCCGCTGTATTTGATATTGAACACTGGTGCTTCCTTGACCCAGTGAGAGAATTGCATAGGGAACAGACTCCTAGCAATTCCTTGTCATGAGCCTAAGTTGTCTCCTGTACACGCACACACTATATATACATCTATGCCGGTGAAAGTGATCGAATACCAAGCATAAAAAAGCCAAAAGCCAAGGCAACAGGAAGTCATAAGAAGAGTGAATCTgactcctcatttcctcttacGGCTTTTTATCTCAAGGAATGTTCACAATTACGTACAACTGCGTGGCTTTATGGCTTTATTTCCCTGCTACCTAAAAGTCTACGGTGTTAGAGGTTAGACACAGGCTAAAGAGTGACAGCTGAGGTGCACAGGGACTACACAACACAGCCACGGTACCTCGGGCCGCTCGCTGCTCACTGGCTTGAATAGTGGTCCCTGGAAAGTGTGCAACGTGCTGGGTGAGTATGTGTTGATATTCGTGTGTACATAAATACAGGGTAAAGACAAGATGTACATTGCCAAACCACGGCTTCTGTCGCAACCGTAACGCGGGCAGGAAGTGACGGATGCTTTCTGGATGGCTACGTGATTACAGCTGATACATCGATGGATCACAATTGGACAGAACAGATAAAGTGGCAGATACAGGGACAGACACAaatagacggatagacagaaattattaccataaacattcaTAGAAGAACAGGCAGAACAGAGACTAACAGATATAGTGACAGAAGAACAGATAGAATAGAGACCAAGAGATACACTGGCAGATAAACAAATCATTATGAGAACGAATACAGATAAAGCAGACTGAGCagcaaagagagaaaacgagaacgaGGTAGCAGGACAGAGTAAGAAATCATGTATATAACTGAGCAAAGCGAATCGACAAAATACAGACTAAAAGACAAATTaacagatatatagacagacggATGTAAAGGCTGATCAACATCATAATAATCATGtttagatagacaaataaataaaaaaaataaaaaatgataaagacaaatgaaaagatagatagaaggaaACAATACAGATGATCATACGCACATCTAAGAactcgtacatacacacacacacacattacaagcACCATGATAGCTAGACTTCAAGCCGCCATCCAGAGAGCACCACTGGACACTCcctccagcagcaccaccaggaCCCAGGCAGCCCAGCACTTGAGTCCATGCGTCACTCGATATTAGTACCCtgaatcaccaccatcacttactccataaaaaaaaaaaaaaaaaataaataaataaaataaatacaaaaatagaaaagaacatgGTGTTACAGCGAAGCATGTCAGCTGTTAGGTCTCGTTTAGCTGAAATTCTGAACTAAATATATACGTAATTAAATGAGTTATGGTTCACAGAGGAAGGGCGGAAGCAGAGGCCTGAGCTGCGCTGCGTGAGTTGCTGGTAGTGTTTGTCTGCAGCCTGGAACGAAGCATTACTGTTACGCTTGACTGCAGAGCGGTGAAGAGGCGCCGCTGGGTTACGGCTCAGTGGAGAGAAgttaagaaaggaagacgaagcaGCAATAATACTTGGGCTGTcaaacctagagagagagagagagagagagagagagagagagagagagagagagagagagagagagagagagagagagagagagagaatgtatcgTACTCAGGTGGGAATAACAACAGAATAACACACATGCCAGTTCGTATACACAGCCAAAATGAAAGTGGCATTGAGGCAAGTCGCCAGGCCGGGCCCAACGCTCCTGTACAGTGTGTTCACGAGGTGTCATGTGGGAGTCCCTTCAGGTCGGCAACACTGGCAGCTAACCTGTTCATCATCCCTTACCACCCACCCACTTCAAGAATTTCTGAACAGTATCTTGACCAAATAAAGGcgttttttattactttttttttcgttagtttGACGTGAATCTCTAAGAAGTGAGCATCAAGACAAAATGTTTAATGATGTAAAAGATAAGGTGAGGCAACTGCGTGAACCGACCTTAAGGTTCTCGCTTCTCTGTACAAGCGTGTCTAAGCAGTGTTCATGGGAGTGTGTGTACCTTTATCCTCTGTCTCTTATCGTCGAAGGCCGCGTCAGGAGTGCCCGTCTCCATGGTCGCCTGCCACGGGGACTTGACCAAGGTGAGACTCCCCTCCCTGCTTCTCAGGAACTGCTCCTGTTGGGGTCACTCGTCACCACCTCACGTCCTCACCCGCTCACCCACCATCATGCACCACCACTACGCACACGCGCGcgtacgcacacgcacacacacacacacacacacacacacacacacacacacacacacacacacacacacacacacacacacacacacacacacacacacacacacacacacacacacacacacacacacacacactctctctctctctctctctctctctctctctctctctctctctctctctctctctctctctctctctctctctctctctctctctctctctctctctctcttcctcactttattatcattatttttcatcaccacAGCTATATCACCACTAATGCTTATTCGCACCACATCTGCATCATCACAGCACCACACACCATACTGTACTACACTCACGTTGCTACcagcctcaccatcaccactagagtacatcactaccaccatgaTTTACACACATCAGTTACTATTACACAAGAatgacaaactctctctctctctctctctctctcacaaatatCCACAAAAGTATAGCAACAGTCCCAAAAGAACACTATATTCAGCGCACtcagtatttttgagttacCGAAGCCAGAAAttagagatgagaaggaagtgCAGTAGGGAGACGGAAGAGATGCAGtgagcgaaaaaaataaaataaaaatgaaaaaataaaataaatttgaaCCTGGAACTTGATAAAATAAAGCACACatatgaatataaagaaatcaCAAGCTAACgtaaaaggggagaaaaagaaataagctgaaccttgctgaaaaaaaaaataataataggaagaaaaaaacatgagagaacTTTTATAAAATTCCAAACAcgaggtaaagaagaaaacgaagaaatacaACTCAGGATCTgcttgaagaaagaaaagaaaagaaaagaaaaaaaaaagaaaaacggtgCATTAAACACATTAAAGTGAAATCAAGCAAATGCATctgaaacaaaaacattaaagaagaagaaaaacgtgtAATGGGGGCAAATTTCACACACAAGCAcaaaactgaaaggaaaatgcaaataaagataacaaagataaaactaaaaaaatcgaTGCTGGTCTTCGAGGAATGAACTGAGGATTGGCAGAGAGGAAAGGCGAGGTAAGAAAGAGATTGGGACAAGcaagtattattttttcttttttttgctcacTTTCAACTTCTAAGTCAGCGTGGAtctacaccatcatcatcaccatcattacaccttcatcaccatcatcataatcctACTGccattcccatcaccaccatttacATAGCttatatcaccatcaccataatgtctcaccaccaacaccaccacacaccagcaccatcactactgccatGAACATTCATCCCCAtcatcacttccaccaccaccactacatacTATCATCCTAATGCCATTCACCATAAGCACAAAGCCtcattaccaacaccaccaacaccataaGCTAGCACCATCACCTGCCAtaacccttcaccaccaccatcactaccgcctaccattatctgctgctgctgtcggtTCCTCTCCTCGACCGCGGACTTCTTTACGGCCAGGTCATCGGTGACAATGgactgcggctgctgctgctgctgtgcccTGGTGGTGGTCTGCGCCTTCTGCACCGTCGTCTCGTCCACGATGAACTTGtccatcctcttctttcgtttGGCAAAGAGCTCAGCACCtgcggggagaggaagaagcagagaatAGGAAGTACAGTCGTGGTAAGAGGTCAGGTAGTATGATGCTCTCACTTCCACTGCATGCTGTGTTTTCCCTGCAGTCTTAAGTCTTCTGATCTGGGAGGATAAAAAGTAAAGACAGGAAAACatagatatacaaataaaataaataagtataaaatgaaaataaataaaaatctcaaTTCAGGTTTTCTTTAGGAGACTCAGGTGATCAGAGGTCTTTAGATCAAGGGAAAACTCTAAATGCATTGGAAGTATGGAGGTGGTTATTACTGATTCCtgcacacaacaacaacacatctgAGAGTCAGTTGTGGAGGTGAGTGTTATGTGTTACTCAATTGCTGGTCATGTGTGaaggtgagtgtggtgtgttatTCAATTACCGGTCATGACTAGACGTGATCTTACTTGATTGTGTTTTTATTAGAGAAGTCAAGGTCGTCATGTTCCGTCTTTCTGTACTGCttaatcatattttcttttatacttaATGTTTTCTTAACCTACACTTCTTTCAGTAATATAATCCGCTCATATATTGTCGTGTCTGAgaagtttaattttcttatcatttttctttggacttttcccatataacttcttactgtgtcctcttgatgatgatgatgactgtccAGACACTAAACATTCAATATCAAaatttcctcttacttttggTACATTAATAAGACAACAACCATATCGTTTCTTTATCTACTCTCctctagttgtgtgtgtgtgtgtgtgtgtgtgtgtgtgtgtgtgtgtgtgtgtgtgtgtgtgtgtgtgtgtgtgtgtgtgtgtgtgtgtgtgtgtgtgtgtgtgtgtgtgtgtaaatgtcgCTTTTATCACCACACCCCACCTAGCCACCCTCACCTTTGCCTGTGGGACTCTGCACCTCCGCCACAATCTTGCCGACCTCGGGGCTGGTGGGGACTGCCTGTTCCATGAGCGTCTGGTAGTGCTCCTGTACGGCGTGGAAGTCCTGCACACCCTTGGGACTCATCAGGAGCTTCATCGGTGGTTTCTGAAGGAGGGACACAGGTTACTGAAAATACTGGCGGAGGAGCAGCGAAAGCGGCTCACGAGATTGTTTAAACTTCAAACACTTCCTATTCGTACGTGGGGCGCCTGAACCTGCTGCGTCTTGGTACATACGAGCACCATGTTTGTCCCATCACGCGGAGTCTGGAGTAGTGATTTTTCTACCTGAGGAAACATGAACCTAGTAATACTGCCGCTGGGCGGTGCTCTCACCCGGTGACCGACTGAGGCATTCACATGTGTAGAGAATCAACTTTCTATTCCAACCAAAACCTTTAGTTACTTGCAAGATACTTCACTATTTGCACATGTATAATACGTTACCTTGTGTGTAAGTAAAGGTTTCGATAAGAATATAAAGTCAGTTTGCGGCACGTTTTAAAAACAGAGTGGAATACGTCTGCCAAACAGTGGGTGAGAGCATCGCCCAGTGGCAGTGTTATATTGCACGTGTGTCCTCAGGTGGCAACATTACTACGCCAGGCTCAGCGTGAAGCGACTGTAGTTCTcgtgtcattattttcttttaaccaTCATGGCGTCAGTATAGGTACATGAAAATCACATCCAGCAGTAAGTGCTGCACTGCGTCAAGGCCACTCCAGTGACAACCTAGACTCGAACTACAGGAGTTTTTATTCTTGTAATTAAAATCATAGTAAATAAACACTCAGGTAAGGAGCGCACATTCGCGGCGACGCAGCAACTTTACCCATGCTAAACTTTTCGCTTAAAAGTAAGTGTTTACATTCTGAAATTTGTGTATACCTAAGATAAGGTGAATGAGCATCATAAGGTACGAAAAAATCACGTCTTTTGTACCATCTGTTCATGATTCCCTTTCTGGGGCGTCACAACAAGGCAGTGCTCCTCGcttattccttcacttcttgGCCTGACTCCAAAgtggaaatataaattaaat
Encoded proteins:
- the LOC135099705 gene encoding nascent polypeptide-associated complex subunit alpha, muscle-specific form-like isoform X9 gives rise to the protein MGDSAASVGVRAGGTELGAASLKHHTVTKQTVTSSQTSHTSTSFESAVSIQSTGGVLQGAVEPQAIQNISSQSQAVHSQSTQSSSISQSHSAINGHQTIQTSTAVSGQQTFQSMQSVSQTQSAQTVVQSQAEVGISSGQPLSVLEAPADQPLLEAPSVDENANSIPENIPAQPQPESVLEASPVQEPAEGSEPVAAPEPTVIPEPEAAPEPAPTTVPEPVAAAPEPLPAAPEPVVEPEPAVVEEPSAAPEPAMSSEEAVAQQPTVLPEAPVSETVVDVQESAPPPEPEPAVAAEETLAPDPQPVQEEIAEEALPAAAPEPVPAVEPEPSVVTTTSGGGGGPAVEEISQEHIKEQLHEIITEIEQQVLPEQEQEQQQQQQEVQQGVGDGGVAQTLTKPPEEAQPVVGEAGRPLEGEEVKYEYYDEDGVLHHTWRPKGKYEVPKTVIQYEDVVPIPVPDVTISLKAQAPQPAPPPPQPEPPKPEPQPTVETHQEPSSLTNGAVSPIEIPEGIPLLARILPKDHEDGEKKISLERLFTPATDSGDLTPKRSPSKKAFASSSFYRPDHPTIDDQVELAQRISFSLVDENNKMSRGQSMYMKRKKRSMRWIHAGGAHDEDAAGSAEGGEGPEEDLLLKQPPMTQRPASVPTVQQVDTKKPPMKLLMSPKGVQDFHAVQEHYQTLMEQAVPTSPEVGKIVAEVQSPTGKGAELFAKRKKRMDKFIVDETTVQKAQTTTRAQQQQQPQSIVTDDLAVKKSAVEERNRQQQQIMGPLFKPVSSERPELANTVVERADTKLAEASWLEPPKPMPLLTPQVTPQMAPAPAAAPSGSFTLPDLTKILTQPSKPKSSEPTLEPNKPKPVPPKPKAWHSVNRAGSDDSPTPALRGGSQRTPASPALTSATCSPKPLPLPPPPPRTYSPPQPFSSVLKPSCKVNKSQAVTHSDDSRSVVSPKSAVSAAGPPVAPRPASASTTASGAPGHFPARPVAFPKPVPATTSPGMKNFVVQSSKASVETLLLDGTKFHSTSWSNPSLTPSSASPDPKHIDGSSSPASNALASVSVAERGGGAFKTSLTSGSVRPNSVPAYLPASPSPPLPPPRPTPSINTPPPVLPRKSCAKEQVELKPGTPPLYVFPDGSEASYLNENAMNHHTESCILEAPREGCLPTAGGKNSSAAIEILTHDCAIASSHLRKNTEVSRHTESTAHKTRIDTLSTQHSESTGTSTDRLESHVQNSTISGIHSSSSSSRPARPTSLPLISLSSLVNSTSLASPTSLPCNPATSPLLSAAYPGARSFSNVALLQNPFGSDISLPCVVSAAPCVMSQVGGASVQTPASPLPGPLPDLSSTPPSQVPASSSPTSRSTDAPNPLENEHKLPPTKMNTQKVHTERSPESQPDGQILHPEAAPVSLASGSFHATQDKEIELLVAAAEESTSRVDKSTTNKTDSASARLHEVYRTNAQPVLDNNQNEASLFSFSLGIPLIEISNEPRKPSLEEEELRKYMEEIKSTFQNAPTLIDTIDVQDLKPPEYYRSVSRDSMDQELNDAHATAAPDPVAKTSGDILGGESDLTHADTQHEDNPVSDMSEEKAFQKPCAGSSDTADKNTSHSEKEMGSCNANVGQPEALIEDAGYGGDDAHSEKEEEKDEEGRGQADGESRPRYGFRNCMVFTRRCYSPTNESPSPPLSPPPTSTNPPTPSAGPAAIYSAEVKVVMRSSQPPTPATDVPRAMFSPVDATNKRNSASFNMAAKGWGTYNNFYSPITFAT